The following are encoded together in the Adhaeribacter arboris genome:
- a CDS encoding OBAP family protein — translation MRVAKFILIAPVCWLLSCGGENTSSYVKSPGQEKTPKTKILETGADVLQDKTPLKRMNMYLDGFHFYNGNLKGQMEAHHYCTKINEDLTQCVMFDGNGENAKIMGVEYIVSEKLFKTLPMAERELWHSHAYEVKSGELIAPGIPDVAEHELMEQIVSTYGKVIHTWHTDRDLELPMGIPQIMMGFTKDGQLHPKLLTDRDARFKVNNKQKREQRADIPMPKPVPGANAWEQGKVKQLQVTSQTEASAHGH, via the coding sequence ATGAGAGTTGCAAAATTTATTTTAATAGCACCTGTATGCTGGCTGCTGAGTTGCGGCGGCGAAAATACCAGTTCGTATGTAAAATCCCCGGGTCAGGAGAAAACGCCGAAAACTAAGATACTGGAAACGGGCGCCGATGTACTGCAAGATAAAACCCCTTTGAAAAGAATGAATATGTACCTGGATGGGTTTCATTTTTACAACGGTAATTTAAAAGGTCAGATGGAAGCTCACCATTACTGTACTAAAATAAACGAAGATTTAACCCAGTGTGTCATGTTCGATGGCAATGGCGAAAATGCAAAAATAATGGGCGTAGAATATATTGTTTCCGAAAAACTCTTTAAAACCCTACCTATGGCGGAACGGGAATTATGGCACAGCCACGCCTACGAGGTAAAATCCGGCGAACTAATTGCTCCTGGCATACCCGATGTAGCGGAACACGAATTAATGGAACAGATTGTATCTACCTACGGCAAAGTAATTCATACCTGGCACACCGACCGGGATTTAGAGTTGCCCATGGGCATTCCGCAAATTATGATGGGTTTTACCAAAGATGGCCAGTTACATCCAAAACTACTCACCGACCGCGATGCCCGGTTTAAAGTAAATAATAAGCAAAAACGGGAACAAAGGGCCGATATTCCTATGCCAAAACCCGTGCCGGGGGCTAATGCCTGGGAGCAAGGCAAAGTGAAACAACTTCAGGTAACCTCGCAAACCGAAGCCTCGGCTCACGGGCATTAA
- a CDS encoding isoaspartyl peptidase/L-asparaginase family protein, producing the protein MKDFVIAIHGGAENKTRRDIGPDMEAAYRRSLEEALLAGWSILNDGGSAVDAVEAAVKVMENNYLFNAGKGGAYTEKYKNQFDASIMCGKTLKAGTVAGVHRVKNPITLAKTIKDKSKHVFLTSDGAEEFALEHHLEFKPAEYFRTKKQLDELEETKKEEKVKEFDTVGAVALDKNGNLAAATSTGGLVNQHNGRVGDTPIIGSGTYANNEVCAISCTGDGEGIMRAVVGHEVYALVKYQKLPIQEACERAATVYKDKIEGDKNLIALDPQGNVGIYYETDLMFRAYKKGQQPHTVAIWED; encoded by the coding sequence ATGAAAGATTTTGTAATAGCAATTCACGGTGGAGCAGAAAATAAAACTCGTCGGGATATTGGTCCTGATATGGAAGCCGCTTACCGCCGGAGTTTGGAAGAAGCCTTGCTAGCCGGATGGTCAATTTTGAATGATGGAGGATCTGCGGTAGATGCGGTAGAAGCCGCCGTAAAGGTTATGGAAAATAATTATTTGTTTAATGCGGGTAAAGGAGGGGCTTATACCGAAAAGTACAAAAACCAGTTTGATGCTTCAATTATGTGCGGCAAAACTTTAAAGGCTGGTACCGTTGCGGGAGTACATCGGGTAAAAAATCCTATCACTTTGGCCAAAACTATAAAAGATAAATCGAAGCATGTGTTTTTAACCAGTGATGGTGCCGAAGAATTTGCGCTGGAACATCATTTAGAATTTAAGCCGGCGGAATATTTCCGGACTAAAAAGCAATTGGATGAACTAGAAGAAACTAAGAAAGAAGAAAAGGTAAAGGAATTTGATACCGTAGGTGCCGTAGCTCTCGATAAAAACGGGAACCTGGCCGCGGCTACTTCTACTGGTGGGTTGGTGAATCAGCATAATGGCCGGGTAGGCGACACTCCTATTATTGGCAGCGGCACCTACGCGAATAATGAAGTATGCGCCATTTCCTGTACCGGCGATGGCGAAGGTATTATGCGGGCAGTAGTTGGGCACGAGGTGTACGCTTTGGTAAAATATCAGAAATTACCTATTCAGGAAGCTTGCGAGCGGGCAGCTACTGTTTACAAAGATAAAATTGAAGGTGATAAAAATTTGATTGCTCTCGACCCACAAGGGAATGTTGGTATTTATTACGAAACCGACTTAATGTTCCGGGCTTATAAGAAAGGGCAGCAACCACATACCGTTGCCATTTGGGAAGATTAA
- a CDS encoding IPT/TIG domain-containing protein, with protein MKLIWPASKNYFEYTISGKHLCWLLYLLLNTFTFKVAGQIKQWDKTYGGTKTYVPYDSSNPITHGSSLLQDMVPTPDGGYLLGGYSDSEKGGDKSEPGKGSIDYWVVKIDESGKKKWDKTIGGTEGDDLAALVATSDGYLLAGTSDSETGDDKSDALRGVADFWVVKLDTSGNKLWDRTFGGDKYDNLRAAVKTPDGGFLLGGTSSSAMSGDKHGGSRGSADYWIVRMDATGNPLWDQTYGGKGYDNLQTIVATSDGGYLLGGTSNSGISGDKQNRTRGKDDYWIVKITSTGIKQWDRTFGSSNVDNLQTIVKAAGGGYLLGGTSLSGSGGDKHGSSRGGADQWVIKIDENGQQLWDRTLGGSNNDELTDILPLSDGTFIIGGFSNSGISGQKSEVSQGGSDYWLLKVNNLGQKIWDKSFGGQQYDYLRSVVPAPGGYLLAGYSDSDKSGSKSESTKGFVDYWLVQVVLPPQITSFTPEQGLPGTTVTIKGNHLQFTRFVRFNGVKATYQVINNSYIKAVVPGSASSGYIEVETIAGKTTSSHLFTVVQPSILAMAPNEGAIGSTVLIMGTHLTTVKNVFFNGVPASNVKVYYGIFIKVTVPEKAVTGSVRILLTGGGQATSDLPFKVTSSAVSVAPAPPLASKSMVAESIQIVPTQVTTYPNPFSRSSSFGLTLAESAIVQISIYSEMGQKIYEIAPAKFLAGTYVLPWNGLTSQGQPTSSGLYYYHIAVNSKVYSGRLVKIDSSH; from the coding sequence ATGAAATTAATTTGGCCTGCTAGTAAAAATTATTTCGAGTACACAATCTCCGGCAAACACTTATGTTGGTTGCTATACTTGCTCTTAAATACGTTTACCTTTAAAGTAGCAGGGCAAATAAAACAATGGGATAAAACCTACGGGGGCACGAAAACCTATGTGCCCTACGACAGTAGTAATCCGATAACCCACGGCTCGTCATTATTGCAAGATATGGTGCCCACCCCCGATGGGGGCTATTTACTAGGGGGGTATAGTGATTCAGAGAAAGGCGGCGACAAAAGTGAACCTGGCAAAGGCAGCATCGATTATTGGGTAGTAAAGATAGATGAAAGCGGTAAGAAAAAGTGGGATAAAACTATCGGCGGAACTGAAGGCGATGACTTAGCCGCCTTGGTTGCTACTTCCGATGGCTATTTACTGGCAGGTACTTCTGATTCGGAAACGGGTGACGATAAAAGTGATGCATTGCGAGGGGTAGCCGATTTTTGGGTAGTAAAGTTAGATACTAGTGGAAATAAACTTTGGGACCGAACCTTTGGGGGAGATAAATACGATAATCTTCGTGCCGCCGTAAAAACCCCCGATGGCGGTTTCCTACTGGGTGGTACGTCGTCGTCGGCGATGAGCGGCGACAAGCACGGTGGTAGTCGAGGGAGTGCTGATTATTGGATAGTAAGGATGGATGCAACCGGGAACCCTTTATGGGACCAAACTTATGGAGGAAAAGGGTACGACAATCTGCAAACAATAGTAGCTACGTCAGATGGCGGTTATCTACTCGGGGGAACTTCTAACTCCGGTATCAGCGGCGATAAACAAAACCGCACCCGCGGTAAAGATGATTATTGGATTGTAAAAATAACCAGCACCGGCATTAAACAATGGGATCGAACTTTTGGCTCGAGTAATGTTGATAATCTGCAAACAATAGTAAAAGCGGCTGGCGGCGGTTACTTACTAGGGGGTACTTCGTTATCCGGCTCCGGTGGCGATAAACACGGCTCTAGCCGGGGCGGTGCCGACCAATGGGTAATTAAGATTGATGAGAATGGCCAACAGTTATGGGATCGGACTTTAGGAGGTAGCAATAACGATGAACTGACGGATATTTTACCGTTATCGGATGGTACATTTATAATAGGTGGTTTTTCTAACTCCGGTATCAGCGGACAAAAAAGTGAAGTCAGCCAAGGAGGGTCAGATTATTGGCTGCTAAAAGTAAATAATCTGGGTCAAAAAATTTGGGACAAAAGCTTTGGCGGGCAACAGTACGATTATCTGCGGAGCGTGGTTCCCGCACCTGGGGGTTACCTACTTGCTGGCTATTCAGACTCCGACAAAAGTGGGAGTAAAAGCGAAAGTACAAAAGGCTTTGTCGATTATTGGCTCGTTCAAGTAGTACTTCCTCCGCAAATTACTTCTTTTACTCCCGAACAAGGTTTACCTGGAACTACAGTTACTATAAAGGGCAACCATTTGCAGTTTACACGTTTTGTCCGGTTTAATGGCGTTAAAGCTACCTATCAAGTAATTAATAATTCTTACATAAAAGCGGTTGTGCCAGGCTCAGCAAGTTCGGGTTACATAGAAGTAGAAACAATAGCCGGAAAAACTACCAGCTCTCATTTATTTACAGTAGTACAACCGAGCATTCTGGCAATGGCGCCCAATGAGGGGGCCATAGGTTCTACTGTTCTTATTATGGGTACTCATTTAACTACCGTAAAAAATGTTTTTTTTAATGGTGTGCCGGCATCAAACGTTAAAGTTTATTATGGAATTTTTATAAAAGTGACTGTGCCGGAAAAAGCAGTTACCGGTTCAGTTCGTATTCTACTAACCGGTGGCGGGCAGGCTACCAGCGATTTGCCTTTTAAAGTAACTTCATCCGCCGTTTCCGTCGCCCCAGCACCACCACTTGCCAGTAAGAGCATGGTGGCCGAATCAATACAAATAGTACCAACACAGGTAACAACTTACCCCAATCCTTTTAGCCGTAGCAGCAGCTTTGGACTTACTTTAGCTGAATCAGCGATCGTTCAGATAAGTATTTATTCGGAAATGGGCCAGAAAATTTATGAAATAGCACCGGCTAAGTTCTTGGCAGGAACATATGTGTTACCTTGGAATGGGCTCACTAGCCAAGGCCAACCAACGAGTTCTGGTTTATACTATTATCACATTGCGGTAAACAGTAAAGTATATTCGGGTAGGTTAGTAAAAATAGATTCTTCTCATTAA
- a CDS encoding tellurite resistance TerB family protein, which produces MEQEQTTLLKDYSLEERGAYLGALATIASADGNASAEELEFLKMMAEAAELPDNLQQEITQIAQSPSKISLQKCLDTLKQSNLRFSFVTDIISFAKSDGQYSPEEQQRIQDISNYLGIDQKQFSILDQFVDKANDAKQQGEDPTSQAFMHKSGFGDMFKNVGISPQMVTGMLGILAPIVISRMMSGGRRQYGGGMMGGLGGGLLGGLLGGGMGMGGGMYNSGGGLGSIISILGGLNGRRGYGGMGSGGLGGLLGGILGGGRRGW; this is translated from the coding sequence ATGGAACAAGAACAAACAACTTTGCTGAAGGATTATTCGCTAGAAGAGCGTGGCGCTTACCTGGGAGCTTTGGCTACTATTGCCTCCGCTGACGGCAACGCGAGTGCCGAGGAATTAGAATTTTTAAAAATGATGGCCGAAGCCGCCGAGTTACCGGATAACTTGCAGCAGGAGATTACGCAAATCGCTCAAAGTCCCTCAAAGATAAGCTTGCAAAAATGCCTGGATACTTTAAAACAAAGTAATCTACGGTTCTCGTTTGTAACGGATATCATTAGTTTTGCCAAATCCGACGGGCAATATTCGCCGGAAGAACAACAACGCATTCAGGATATTTCAAATTATCTGGGCATCGATCAAAAACAGTTTAGTATTTTAGACCAGTTTGTGGATAAAGCCAACGATGCCAAACAACAAGGCGAAGACCCTACCTCACAAGCTTTTATGCACAAGAGTGGCTTTGGCGACATGTTTAAAAACGTAGGCATTTCCCCGCAAATGGTAACCGGGATGTTGGGTATTCTGGCTCCGATTGTTATTAGCCGGATGATGAGTGGCGGCCGGCGACAGTACGGCGGTGGTATGATGGGCGGCTTGGGTGGCGGCTTACTGGGAGGTTTACTAGGTGGCGGCATGGGTATGGGCGGCGGCATGTACAACAGCGGCGGTGGCCTGGGCTCCATTATTTCGATCTTGGGCGGTTTAAATGGTCGTCGCGGTTACGGCGGTATGGGCAGCGGTGGCTTAGGTGGTTTGCTCGGTGGCATTTTAGGCGGTGGCCGGCGGGGCTGGTAA
- a CDS encoding MFS transporter, whose amino-acid sequence MPLPALSQSARMRYSTFFYLYVMQGIPSGFALTAIANYLNGRGVNPASIGTFVSIVGIPWIIQFFWGPIIDRYQYSVIGHRKQWVVLTQLAAFLASLTLLLVTEPLTQLSLLGLVFFTHSLFASVQDASVDAMAISVVPFAERGRLNACMRGGLLLGISFGAAALAYIMHQFGFRAAVLVQSGLLLLFTVFTFFIKLEPGDQLLPTRRNQAKKVSSEENPKLKIVFQYLWRNLTATTSLRTFGVIFVVYLCFSIFIRSFAFHLIQVLHWPDQDVSVLQGGWGSLITLSVVLGGGILADWLGPKKLQVKVMAVLAAFLIIFNLLAFLWDIRPFTISGLLFWNLADPLFSVAAFPILMTLCTEYTAGSQFTAYMAFINLSEVIGSYISGWALLALPAPVLGFSCGIVLLICMYILYTLNNESSPTPKSLAPEM is encoded by the coding sequence ATGCCTTTACCTGCTTTAAGCCAAAGTGCCCGCATGCGGTATAGTACTTTTTTCTATTTATATGTCATGCAGGGTATTCCTTCGGGTTTTGCTCTTACGGCCATTGCTAATTATTTAAATGGCCGGGGCGTTAATCCGGCGAGTATTGGTACGTTTGTCAGTATTGTAGGTATACCCTGGATTATTCAATTTTTTTGGGGACCAATCATCGACCGGTATCAGTATTCTGTAATCGGGCACCGCAAGCAATGGGTAGTGCTTACCCAGTTAGCGGCTTTTCTGGCCTCCCTTACCCTATTACTCGTTACTGAACCCTTAACGCAACTTTCGCTTTTAGGCTTGGTATTTTTTACGCACAGTTTGTTTGCTTCGGTGCAGGATGCGAGCGTAGATGCCATGGCGATTTCGGTAGTTCCGTTTGCGGAGCGGGGGCGGTTAAACGCTTGTATGCGGGGCGGCTTGCTGCTGGGAATTTCTTTTGGTGCGGCCGCTTTAGCTTATATCATGCATCAGTTTGGTTTTAGAGCAGCGGTGCTGGTTCAATCGGGTTTGTTGCTGCTGTTTACCGTGTTTACCTTCTTTATTAAATTAGAACCTGGCGACCAGTTATTACCCACCCGAAGGAATCAAGCAAAAAAAGTAAGCTCCGAAGAGAATCCGAAATTAAAGATTGTATTTCAATATTTATGGCGCAATCTAACGGCCACCACTAGTTTACGGACTTTTGGAGTTATATTCGTGGTGTACTTATGCTTTAGTATTTTTATCCGCTCGTTTGCTTTTCACCTGATTCAAGTGCTGCACTGGCCCGACCAAGATGTTTCGGTGTTACAGGGCGGCTGGGGGAGCTTAATAACCCTTAGCGTAGTGTTGGGCGGTGGTATTTTAGCCGATTGGCTGGGTCCGAAAAAACTACAAGTGAAAGTAATGGCCGTGCTGGCGGCTTTTTTAATTATTTTTAATTTATTGGCTTTTTTGTGGGATATCCGGCCTTTCACCATCTCCGGCCTGCTATTCTGGAATTTAGCTGATCCGCTGTTCAGTGTAGCCGCCTTTCCTATTCTCATGACACTCTGTACAGAATATACGGCCGGTTCTCAGTTTACGGCATATATGGCTTTTATTAATTTAAGCGAGGTGATCGGGTCGTACATTAGTGGTTGGGCCTTGCTGGCGCTACCAGCGCCGGTGCTGGGATTTAGCTGCGGAATTGTACTGCTTATTTGTATGTATATTTTATACACTTTAAATAATGAATCCAGCCCAACCCCTAAATCCCTGGCTCCGGAAATGTAG
- a CDS encoding choice-of-anchor tandem repeat GloVer-containing protein produces the protein MKKDLLLPIHGNSFSITPPLLKRLVSPSLQFCRVWIWLLTSFFILSVLDTRAQDVLVGLTSSGGKLQGGTAFTMKSDGTGYTIHREFARSGSEPYGDLIKASDGNFYGMTSGGGFGFGTVFKMTAAGDLTVLHSFNGTSEGSRPFGSLFQAPDGNFYGMTYEGGSSGNGTIFKITQTGTYTVLHDLDYTADGAHPYGSLIKGTDNNFYGMTGTGGANNYGTIFRITPTGTYTVLRHLNSSADGAYPQGDLVLGGDGNFYGMTLTGGIYGYGTIFRITPAGTYTVRRHLDYSTDGGYPNRNNLIKAADGNFYGMIYQGGTFGYGTIFKMTPGGTFTVLKNLDYTTQGSYPKGSLTQQPDGNFYGMMQSGGSVGYGTVFKMTPGGTYTVLKNLDETVTGGNPQGSLVRNSTDGNFYGMTSFGGSDGSGLGTIFKITPGGTLSVLVKFPETGQGIQPVASVVQAADGNFYGMTGLGGINDYGTVFKFCTGTFSTIKSLDATTTGSNPQGSLVQAPDGNFYGTSQVGGTYGYGTIFKISPGGTLTVLWNLDYTNDGAYPSASLVRGTDGNLYGTASYGGTNGYGTIFKITTSGSVFTVLRHLDFATTGGSPFGSLVRGKDNNFYGITYQGGTIGYGTIFKITPTGTLTVIKNLDNTNGGYSYNNSLIQGSDGNFYGMTQGGGATGRGVIFKIAPSGNPYIVLRDFDLATDGGNPRGDLVQGTDGRLYGMTSEGGMNGGGTIFRISTGGTFNVLRHLNPATDGSVPLGNLIIQKANPVANAQNVTTAVNTPKAITLTGSGGTPLTFKVAAQPQHGTLTGSNANRVYTPDPGFTGTDSFNFRVIWGCQSSTSKTVTINVGTASTVRLNTGGSAVATSLGSFSADNYFSGTTSVSTTAAAIANTTNDALYQDNRRATNNGGSFQYNIPVSNGSYTVKLHFAEIFHTAAGQRKFNVTAEGASWLSNYDIYTAAGGAKRALIVSKTINVSDGTLNLRFTSTVDKACVAAIEVVPVAGAERLEMEVEPAEEGELVTSLYPNPVKTNLTVQLTAPADKLQTAVVDATGREVLLNAHEQLGRDKLQINVASLQAGLYLLQLQTEQGHQILKFMKE, from the coding sequence ATGAAAAAAGACTTACTTTTACCTATCCACGGAAATTCATTTTCTATTACTCCCCCGTTACTTAAACGCCTGGTTTCGCCTTCCTTACAATTTTGCCGGGTTTGGATTTGGCTGCTTACTTCCTTTTTTATTTTATCGGTACTGGATACCCGAGCGCAGGATGTTCTGGTAGGATTAACATCTTCGGGCGGTAAGCTGCAGGGGGGTACTGCTTTTACCATGAAAAGCGATGGTACCGGTTATACCATCCACCGGGAGTTTGCCCGTTCGGGTAGTGAGCCTTACGGCGATTTAATTAAAGCTTCGGACGGTAATTTCTACGGGATGACTTCGGGCGGCGGATTTGGTTTTGGCACGGTGTTTAAAATGACTGCTGCCGGCGACCTTACGGTACTGCATTCTTTTAACGGTACCAGCGAGGGCAGTAGGCCCTTTGGTAGTTTATTTCAGGCGCCGGATGGTAATTTTTATGGAATGACCTACGAGGGGGGTAGTTCTGGCAACGGCACCATTTTTAAAATAACCCAAACCGGCACTTATACTGTTCTGCACGATTTAGATTACACAGCCGACGGGGCGCATCCATACGGCAGCTTAATTAAAGGTACCGATAACAACTTTTACGGCATGACCGGCACGGGCGGTGCTAATAATTACGGCACTATCTTTCGTATTACGCCAACCGGAACCTATACTGTTCTGCGTCACTTAAATAGCTCAGCAGATGGCGCTTACCCGCAAGGTGATTTAGTGCTGGGGGGCGATGGTAACTTTTACGGCATGACTTTAACGGGTGGAATCTACGGCTATGGCACGATCTTCCGAATTACCCCGGCCGGCACTTATACGGTCCGGCGGCATTTAGATTATTCCACCGACGGAGGCTATCCAAACCGGAACAATTTAATAAAAGCGGCGGACGGCAACTTTTATGGGATGATCTACCAGGGCGGGACCTTCGGGTACGGTACTATATTTAAAATGACTCCCGGCGGTACGTTTACCGTACTCAAAAATCTGGATTATACGACGCAAGGTAGTTATCCCAAAGGCAGTTTAACGCAACAGCCTGACGGCAATTTTTATGGTATGATGCAATCAGGGGGTAGTGTAGGTTATGGAACCGTATTTAAAATGACTCCCGGCGGCACTTATACGGTGCTCAAAAATTTAGATGAAACGGTTACCGGGGGTAACCCACAAGGTAGTTTAGTGCGCAACAGTACCGATGGTAATTTCTACGGTATGACTTCTTTCGGCGGCAGTGATGGCAGCGGGTTGGGTACTATTTTTAAAATAACGCCTGGCGGTACCTTATCGGTGCTCGTGAAATTTCCTGAAACGGGACAGGGCATTCAACCAGTTGCTAGCGTTGTTCAGGCCGCTGATGGTAATTTCTACGGGATGACTGGTCTGGGTGGTATTAATGATTACGGCACGGTATTTAAGTTTTGCACGGGTACTTTTTCTACTATCAAATCTTTGGATGCTACTACTACGGGCAGCAATCCCCAGGGCAGTTTAGTGCAAGCGCCGGATGGTAATTTTTATGGCACTAGCCAAGTGGGCGGAACGTACGGCTACGGTACAATTTTCAAAATTTCCCCTGGCGGTACCCTAACCGTACTCTGGAACTTGGATTATACAAACGATGGCGCCTATCCCAGTGCCAGCTTGGTGCGGGGCACCGATGGTAATTTATACGGAACAGCTTCATATGGCGGTACAAATGGCTACGGTACTATTTTTAAAATAACAACTTCGGGCAGTGTTTTTACGGTATTGCGTCACCTGGATTTTGCTACTACGGGTGGTTCGCCGTTTGGCAGCCTGGTGCGCGGGAAGGATAATAACTTTTATGGTATAACCTACCAGGGAGGTACAATAGGCTACGGCACCATTTTTAAAATTACACCCACTGGTACGCTTACCGTAATTAAAAACTTAGATAATACGAATGGAGGATATTCTTATAACAATAGCCTGATACAAGGCAGCGACGGTAACTTTTATGGGATGACCCAAGGTGGCGGAGCGACGGGTCGGGGCGTCATTTTTAAAATAGCGCCGAGCGGCAACCCGTACATTGTGCTGCGTGATTTTGATTTAGCCACGGATGGCGGTAACCCACGGGGAGACTTAGTGCAAGGTACCGATGGTAGGTTGTACGGTATGACTAGCGAAGGCGGTATGAACGGAGGAGGAACTATTTTTAGAATTAGTACGGGTGGCACTTTTAATGTGCTGCGCCATTTAAACCCAGCTACCGATGGCAGTGTACCCTTAGGCAATTTAATTATCCAGAAAGCTAACCCTGTTGCCAATGCTCAAAACGTAACTACTGCCGTTAATACGCCCAAAGCCATCACGCTTACCGGTTCAGGCGGTACTCCGCTTACCTTTAAAGTGGCGGCTCAACCCCAACACGGCACTTTAACCGGCTCCAATGCTAACCGCGTCTACACGCCTGACCCTGGTTTTACGGGTACCGACTCGTTTAATTTCCGGGTAATCTGGGGTTGCCAGAGTTCTACTTCCAAAACTGTTACCATTAATGTTGGTACGGCTAGCACAGTGCGCCTGAATACGGGCGGCAGTGCGGTTGCTACTTCTTTGGGTAGTTTTAGTGCGGATAACTACTTTAGTGGCACCACGAGTGTTTCTACTACGGCTGCGGCCATTGCCAATACCACCAATGACGCGCTTTATCAGGATAATCGCCGGGCTACTAACAACGGAGGAAGCTTCCAATACAACATTCCGGTAAGTAATGGCTCGTATACCGTGAAACTGCATTTTGCGGAAATTTTTCATACAGCTGCCGGGCAGCGTAAATTTAACGTAACCGCCGAAGGAGCCAGTTGGTTAAGCAACTACGATATTTATACCGCTGCGGGGGGAGCAAAAAGAGCGCTTATTGTTTCCAAAACCATTAACGTTTCTGATGGTACCTTAAATCTAAGATTTACCTCCACTGTGGATAAAGCGTGTGTCGCTGCCATTGAAGTGGTACCCGTTGCCGGAGCCGAACGCCTGGAAATGGAAGTAGAACCAGCGGAAGAAGGCGAGCTAGTAACTAGTTTGTATCCTAATCCGGTTAAAACTAATTTAACCGTGCAACTTACGGCTCCGGCAGATAAGCTGCAAACAGCCGTAGTAGATGCCACAGGTCGGGAAGTATTACTAAACGCGCATGAACAGTTAGGCCGGGATAAATTGCAAATAAATGTGGCATCACTCCAGGCAGGGTTGTATTTATTACAATTGCAAACCGAACAAGGACACCAAATTCTGAAGTTTATGAAAGAATAA